Proteins co-encoded in one Flavobacterium fluviale genomic window:
- the kdsA gene encoding 3-deoxy-8-phosphooctulonate synthase, producing the protein MNLQHIPQIKHTDSGNFFLLAGPCAIEGEEMALRIAEKLVGITDKLQIPYVFKGSFKKANRSRIDSFSGIGDEKALKILRKVSETFHVPTVTDIHTNEDADMAAQYVDVLQIPAFLVRQTDLVVAAANTGKVVNLKKGQFMSPESMKHAVQKVLDCNNENVMVTDRGTMFGYQDMIVDFRGIPTMQQYASTVLDVTHSLQQPNQTAGVTGGRPDMIETVAKAGIAVGVDGIFIETHFDPANAKSDGANMLHLDYFEGLMNKLVAIRKTVNTF; encoded by the coding sequence ATGAATTTACAACATATTCCACAAATTAAGCATACTGACAGTGGTAACTTCTTTTTATTGGCGGGACCTTGCGCTATTGAAGGAGAAGAAATGGCTCTTAGAATTGCTGAAAAATTAGTTGGTATTACCGACAAACTTCAGATTCCTTACGTTTTCAAGGGATCTTTTAAAAAAGCAAACCGTTCGAGAATTGATAGTTTTTCTGGAATTGGAGACGAAAAAGCTTTAAAAATCTTAAGAAAAGTTTCTGAAACTTTTCATGTTCCAACAGTTACAGATATTCATACTAACGAAGATGCTGACATGGCTGCGCAATACGTAGATGTTTTGCAGATTCCAGCGTTCTTGGTGCGCCAGACTGATCTTGTGGTTGCTGCAGCAAATACAGGAAAAGTCGTTAATTTGAAAAAAGGACAATTTATGAGTCCAGAAAGCATGAAACATGCTGTACAAAAAGTACTAGACTGTAATAATGAGAATGTTATGGTTACAGATCGTGGTACTATGTTTGGATACCAAGACATGATTGTTGATTTTAGAGGTATTCCCACTATGCAGCAATATGCTTCTACGGTTTTGGATGTGACGCATTCTTTGCAGCAGCCAAATCAAACCGCTGGTGTTACAGGAGGAAGACCTGATATGATTGAAACCGTTGCTAAAGCTGGTATCGCAGTAGGTGTTGACGGAATCTTTATTGAAACGCATTTTGATCCTGCTAACGCTAAAAGTGATGGTGCTAATATGCTTCATTTAGACTATTTCGAAGGTTTAATGAATAAATTAGTTGCCATCAGAAAAACAGTTAATAC
- a CDS encoding DUF6169 family protein, which produces MSGLDINNIFQIIIEKVSDKIEKLDTQVSITIQAIIIAFFKNSQNSMLYVCDYKDDKSLKRFKVFNRWYATSSIESEILKKDNVINCKSNSHNTIIYSSLLYHKENRNQKTIIEIYNTMQEILDEK; this is translated from the coding sequence GTGTCAGGGCTCGATATCAATAATATTTTTCAAATAATTATTGAAAAAGTTAGTGATAAAATAGAAAAATTAGATACTCAAGTTTCCATAACTATACAAGCGATTATTATTGCATTTTTCAAAAACTCACAAAATTCAATGCTTTATGTTTGTGACTATAAAGACGATAAAAGTCTTAAACGATTTAAAGTTTTTAATAGATGGTATGCTACAAGCAGCATTGAAAGTGAAATTTTAAAAAAAGATAATGTAATTAATTGTAAGTCTAACAGCCACAATACTATTATCTATTCATCTTTGCTATACCACAAAGAAAATAGAAATCAAAAGACAATTATAGAAATTTATAATACGATGCAGGAAATACTTGACGAGAAATAA
- a CDS encoding 2-dehydro-3-deoxyphosphooctonate aldolase: MKKITLLIVLLITVSSCVSSKSTLKNVDDYAPDLVLNKNNTFVITEFAKDKKYGYNPDYPINIFFQNTNNETLNESRFLNALAGPNGEKITYSKLETCCPFPTKRSNMGAGFLNVYELKWEGQKKPIKLYLNIYEKGILMVPVGLRLK; the protein is encoded by the coding sequence ATGAAAAAAATAACTCTTTTAATTGTTTTATTAATCACTGTCTCATCGTGTGTGAGTTCAAAATCGACTTTAAAAAATGTAGATGATTACGCTCCAGATTTAGTTTTGAATAAAAATAACACGTTTGTAATTACCGAATTTGCAAAAGATAAAAAATACGGTTACAATCCTGATTATCCGATTAATATTTTCTTTCAAAACACCAATAATGAAACTTTAAATGAATCCCGTTTTTTGAATGCCTTAGCAGGACCAAATGGTGAAAAAATTACTTATAGCAAATTAGAAACTTGCTGTCCGTTTCCAACGAAAAGGAGCAATATGGGAGCTGGTTTTTTAAATGTGTACGAATTGAAATGGGAAGGTCAAAAAAAGCCAATTAAATTGTATTTGAATATTTATGAAAAAGGAATTCTAATGGTTCCGGTGGGATTGAGATTGAAGTAG
- a CDS encoding lysoplasmalogenase codes for MRNSSFYKIYTAFSILYLIILLSGYERFDLFLKPILIPIIGFGVYFHRKFPTKNTLLSGLIFSWIGDVILLFTDLGEIYFILGLLSFLTAHIIYCVLFNKQRKVRKKQNRSLFIFGSILIALYLIGMVSFLMPFLGNLEIPVTIYASIISIMLLFAFNGFLVWEKPGNLLVFLGAFFFVVSDSILAINKFYAPLPKSSFFIMLTYLLAQYLIVIGILKLNKKKAEE; via the coding sequence ATGAGAAACTCATCATTTTATAAAATTTATACAGCGTTCAGCATATTATACCTGATCATTCTCTTATCAGGTTACGAACGTTTTGACCTTTTCCTGAAGCCCATTTTAATACCAATTATAGGGTTCGGCGTTTATTTTCACAGAAAATTTCCGACCAAAAACACACTACTAAGCGGTCTTATTTTTTCGTGGATTGGAGATGTTATTCTATTATTTACAGACCTTGGCGAGATTTATTTTATTCTGGGTCTATTGTCATTTTTGACAGCTCATATTATTTATTGTGTCTTATTTAATAAGCAGCGTAAGGTTAGAAAAAAACAGAATAGATCACTCTTTATTTTTGGAAGTATTTTAATTGCCTTGTACCTCATTGGCATGGTCTCTTTTCTAATGCCCTTTTTAGGAAACTTAGAAATTCCCGTTACTATTTACGCATCGATAATTTCGATAATGCTCCTATTTGCTTTTAATGGATTCTTAGTCTGGGAAAAGCCAGGCAATTTACTAGTTTTTTTAGGTGCGTTTTTCTTTGTAGTATCGGATAGTATTTTGGCGATAAACAAATTTTATGCTCCACTTCCGAAAAGCTCATTTTTTATAATGCTTACCTATCTTCTGGCACAATATCTGATTGTGATTGGTATTTTAAAACTAAACAAAAAGAAAGCAGAAGAATAA
- a CDS encoding ATP-dependent Clp protease adaptor ClpS — protein sequence MSTKEKVRERIREKEATGFNNEIIVYNDDVNTFDHVIDTLMRVCSHTAEQAEQCSLIVHYNGKCTVKTGPLDKLKPQCTQLLEAGLSAEIV from the coding sequence ATGAGTACTAAAGAAAAAGTTAGAGAAAGAATTCGCGAAAAAGAAGCAACGGGTTTCAATAACGAAATTATAGTTTACAATGATGATGTAAACACTTTTGACCACGTAATTGATACTCTTATGCGTGTATGCAGCCACACGGCTGAACAAGCTGAGCAATGCTCATTAATTGTACATTACAACGGAAAATGCACTGTAAAAACAGGTCCGCTGGACAAATTAAAACCTCAATGTACACAACTTTTAGAAGCAGGACTCAGCGCTGAAATCGTTTAA
- the prmA gene encoding 50S ribosomal protein L11 methyltransferase — protein MSNIYLGYHFTIEPKELGSEILVAELGEKAFESFTETENGISAFVKKDLWDENILDDIYILQSEEFKIEYTIEEIDQVNWNEEWEKNFEPIDVDGKCHVRAPFHPKTNAEFDIVIEPKMSFGTGHHETTHMMIQHLLEMDVKGLKTLDMGCGTAILAILAEMKGAEPIDAIDIDNWCYLNSIENAERNNCKHISVYEGDAALLAGKKYDLIIANINRNILLNDMQAYVDCLNPKGIILFSGFYEEDVPFIDASCVEKGLTYVKKFQRNNWVSLKYVN, from the coding sequence ATGTCGAACATCTATTTAGGATATCATTTTACAATCGAACCAAAAGAACTTGGTTCAGAGATTTTAGTTGCTGAATTAGGCGAAAAAGCGTTTGAAAGTTTTACAGAAACAGAAAACGGAATTTCGGCTTTTGTGAAGAAAGATTTATGGGACGAAAATATTCTAGACGATATTTATATTTTACAATCTGAAGAGTTTAAAATTGAATATACTATTGAAGAAATCGATCAGGTAAACTGGAACGAGGAATGGGAAAAGAATTTTGAACCTATTGATGTTGACGGAAAATGCCACGTTCGCGCTCCTTTTCACCCAAAAACTAATGCCGAATTTGATATTGTAATAGAACCAAAAATGAGCTTTGGAACTGGTCATCATGAAACAACTCATATGATGATCCAGCATTTACTGGAAATGGATGTTAAAGGTCTTAAAACTTTAGACATGGGATGCGGAACAGCAATTTTGGCAATTTTGGCTGAAATGAAAGGTGCTGAACCAATCGATGCCATTGATATTGACAACTGGTGCTATTTGAATTCTATCGAAAATGCTGAACGCAATAATTGTAAACATATCAGCGTTTATGAGGGCGATGCTGCCTTATTAGCAGGCAAAAAATATGATTTAATTATCGCAAACATTAATAGAAATATTTTGTTGAATGATATGCAGGCTTACGTTGACTGTTTAAATCCAAAAGGAATAATTCTTTTTAGTGGTTTCTACGAAGAAGATGTTCCGTTTATCGATGCTTCGTGCGTTGAAAAAGGATTAACGTATGTTAAAAAGTTTCAAAGAAACAACTGGGTATCATTAAAATACGTAAATTAG
- the tpiA gene encoding triose-phosphate isomerase, giving the protein MRKSIVAGNWKMHKNAAQTEELLNELIAKIPAKTNAQVIVAPTFVNLQAAAAKLKNTTIGVSAQNVHQAEGGAFTGEISADMLTSIGVNTVILGHSERRAIFNETDALIANKVDTALKHDMTVIFCFGEELKDRQSDNHFNIVENQLRDGVFHIAKESWSKIVLAYEPVWAIGTGETASPEQAQEMHEFIRETIRKAFGADIADEVSILYGGSVKPENAKEIFGKPDVDGGLIGGAALKADDFLAIVTAI; this is encoded by the coding sequence ATGAGAAAATCGATTGTTGCAGGAAACTGGAAAATGCATAAAAATGCTGCTCAAACTGAAGAATTATTAAACGAGTTAATTGCTAAAATTCCAGCAAAAACGAATGCACAAGTTATTGTAGCTCCAACATTTGTAAACTTACAAGCTGCTGCTGCAAAATTAAAAAATACAACTATCGGAGTTTCTGCTCAAAATGTTCACCAAGCTGAAGGCGGTGCTTTTACAGGAGAAATTTCTGCAGATATGTTAACAAGCATTGGCGTTAACACAGTTATATTAGGTCACTCTGAGCGTAGAGCAATTTTCAACGAAACTGACGCTTTAATTGCTAATAAAGTTGATACAGCTTTAAAACATGACATGACAGTTATTTTCTGTTTTGGAGAAGAATTAAAAGACCGTCAATCTGACAATCATTTTAATATTGTTGAGAATCAATTGCGTGATGGTGTTTTCCATATTGCTAAAGAATCTTGGTCTAAAATTGTATTGGCTTACGAACCTGTTTGGGCTATCGGAACTGGAGAAACTGCTTCGCCAGAGCAAGCGCAGGAAATGCACGAATTTATTAGAGAAACTATCCGTAAAGCTTTTGGAGCTGATATTGCTGATGAAGTTTCTATTTTATACGGTGGTTCTGTTAAACCAGAAAACGCTAAAGAAATCTTTGGTAAACCAGACGTAGATGGTGGTTTAATTGGAGGTGCTGCTCTAAAAGCTGATGACTTTTTAGCTATTGTAACGGCTATCTAA
- a CDS encoding TlpA family protein disulfide reductase has protein sequence MKQIALIVIAFITFSCSQAQKTNFSKEALSEKLLATDGSQVAFKNILKKYKGKTLVIEVWASWCGDCVKAMPKLKELQANNPDVSYLFISADKTAEKWKAGIEKHELNKGDHYMMNDGMKGLFGKAIDLDWIPRYIVVDKTGKIVLYRAIETDFAKIDETLKGLK, from the coding sequence ATGAAACAAATTGCACTAATTGTAATTGCATTTATTACTTTTTCTTGTTCTCAAGCTCAGAAAACAAATTTTTCTAAAGAAGCTTTATCTGAAAAATTATTAGCAACAGACGGAAGTCAGGTTGCATTCAAAAACATATTAAAAAAATACAAAGGAAAAACTTTGGTTATTGAAGTTTGGGCTTCTTGGTGTGGTGACTGTGTAAAAGCAATGCCGAAATTAAAAGAATTGCAAGCCAACAATCCCGATGTTTCTTACTTATTTATCTCGGCTGATAAAACTGCTGAAAAATGGAAAGCTGGAATCGAAAAACACGAGTTAAATAAAGGTGATCATTATATGATGAACGATGGCATGAAAGGGCTTTTTGGAAAAGCGATTGACTTAGATTGGATTCCGAGATATATCGTTGTGGACAAAACAGGAAAAATTGTGCTTTACCGCGCTATAGAAACTGATTTTGCTAAAATAGACGAAACTTTAAAAGGATTGAAATAA
- a CDS encoding YqiA/YcfP family alpha/beta fold hydrolase — MKRIPKFLFTILLLIFSHTVFSQSKTINEQRYIFFLHNKFVEENDLNTPHPEYGKAEYNEILNSFRKDNFIVLSEIRSKNTNAAKYAQKVVKEIKKLLKKGIAPNKITVIGTSKGGYIAQYVSTYLSNPDVNFVFIGCFRDVDIQEIPDINFCGNILTIYEKSDIYGVSAIKRKETSKCKIDHFKEIELNTNLKHGFLYKALDEWIVPSKKWANGNL, encoded by the coding sequence ATGAAACGAATACCTAAGTTTTTATTTACCATCTTACTTCTTATTTTTAGTCACACCGTTTTTAGTCAATCAAAAACTATAAATGAGCAGCGATATATATTTTTTCTCCACAATAAATTTGTTGAAGAAAATGATTTAAATACTCCACATCCCGAATATGGCAAAGCAGAATACAATGAAATTTTAAATTCTTTCAGAAAAGACAATTTTATCGTTTTAAGCGAAATCAGAAGCAAAAACACCAATGCAGCTAAGTATGCCCAAAAGGTTGTCAAAGAAATAAAAAAATTACTCAAAAAAGGAATTGCTCCTAACAAAATAACCGTAATAGGAACTTCAAAAGGCGGTTATATTGCACAATATGTATCGACTTATCTTTCTAATCCCGATGTGAATTTTGTATTCATTGGATGCTTTAGAGATGTCGATATTCAAGAAATTCCCGATATTAATTTCTGTGGTAATATTTTAACCATCTATGAAAAATCAGATATCTACGGAGTTTCTGCGATAAAGCGAAAAGAAACTTCGAAATGCAAAATAGATCATTTTAAAGAGATAGAATTGAATACCAATCTCAAACATGGTTTTCTTTATAAAGCTTTAGACGAATGGATCGTTCCAAGTAAAAAATGGGCAAATGGAAATTTATGA
- a CDS encoding BT_3928 family protein, which yields MKNIITQFSRLFVGVLFIISGLIKLNDPVGFSYKLAEYFSEPVFNMPFLEPLALGLAIFLVILEVVLGVMLLVGYKSKLTIWALLLLIIFFTFLTFYSAYFDVVKDCGCFGDALHLTPWQSFTKDVFLLFFILILFINKKLVKPLFSKLVTNLITLVSIVLCVLMAVWVLNHNPIKDFRPYKVGTNIEKGMEIPEGAPKSVVEMIFIYKVNGVDKEFTEKDLMNIPEGATFVDRKDKVITEGYVPPIHDFTMTKDDSDYKEELLKEPKLLIFVTYDLTLSNPEGMKKLAKVSANANAKGYKVIAMTASGADEIAKAKKLYNLDTEFYFCDATALKTVERANPSIVVVQNGTIVQKVHYNDVDDLKL from the coding sequence ATGAAAAACATCATTACCCAATTCTCCCGATTATTTGTCGGTGTACTATTTATCATTTCCGGATTAATAAAACTAAACGACCCGGTTGGTTTCTCTTATAAATTAGCTGAATATTTTAGTGAACCAGTTTTCAATATGCCCTTTTTAGAGCCATTAGCTTTAGGTCTGGCAATTTTCTTGGTAATTTTAGAAGTGGTTTTAGGAGTAATGCTGTTAGTTGGTTATAAATCAAAATTGACAATTTGGGCTTTATTGCTTTTAATTATTTTCTTTACATTCCTTACCTTCTACTCTGCTTATTTTGATGTGGTAAAAGATTGCGGTTGCTTTGGAGATGCTTTACACTTAACTCCTTGGCAGTCATTTACAAAAGATGTTTTTTTACTTTTCTTTATCTTAATTTTATTCATCAATAAAAAATTAGTTAAACCTTTATTTTCAAAATTAGTTACCAATTTAATTACTCTAGTTAGTATTGTATTATGTGTTTTAATGGCTGTTTGGGTTTTAAACCATAATCCTATAAAAGACTTCCGCCCTTATAAAGTAGGAACGAATATTGAGAAAGGAATGGAAATTCCGGAAGGCGCACCAAAATCTGTGGTTGAAATGATTTTTATTTACAAAGTAAATGGTGTTGACAAAGAATTTACTGAGAAAGATTTAATGAATATTCCGGAAGGTGCAACGTTTGTGGATAGAAAAGACAAGGTGATTACAGAAGGCTATGTTCCGCCAATTCACGATTTTACAATGACAAAAGATGATTCTGATTACAAAGAAGAGTTATTAAAAGAACCAAAATTATTGATTTTTGTAACTTACGATTTAACCTTATCTAATCCTGAGGGAATGAAAAAGTTAGCAAAAGTAAGCGCAAATGCAAATGCAAAAGGATACAAAGTAATTGCAATGACGGCTTCTGGAGCTGATGAAATTGCAAAAGCTAAAAAACTATATAATTTAGATACCGAATTTTATTTCTGCGATGCAACAGCATTAAAAACAGTTGAAAGAGCAAACCCAAGTATTGTAGTGGTACAAAACGGAACGATTGTTCAGAAAGTTCATTACAATGATGTTGATGACTTGAAACTGTAA
- a CDS encoding DUF1599 domain-containing protein has translation MKNTSLEFDNVITVCRTLFINKMKDYGSAWRILRLPSLTDQIFIKAQRIRSLQENDVRKVDEDEKGEFIGIINYSIMALIQLELGVVDQPDLDVEKATELYDAKVKLTKDLMEAKNHDYGEAWRDMRVSSLTDLILQKLLRVKQIEDNKGLTLVSEGIDANYQDMINYSVFALILNPINQ, from the coding sequence ATGAAGAATACTTCCCTTGAATTTGATAATGTAATTACGGTTTGCAGAACCTTATTTATCAATAAAATGAAAGATTACGGCAGTGCGTGGAGAATTTTAAGACTTCCGTCATTGACCGATCAAATTTTCATAAAAGCACAAAGAATCAGAAGTTTACAGGAAAATGATGTTCGTAAAGTAGATGAAGATGAAAAAGGAGAATTTATCGGAATCATCAATTATTCTATTATGGCTTTGATTCAATTGGAATTAGGCGTTGTCGATCAGCCAGATCTTGACGTTGAAAAAGCAACCGAATTATATGATGCTAAAGTTAAGTTAACCAAAGACTTAATGGAAGCTAAAAATCACGATTACGGCGAAGCGTGGCGTGACATGCGAGTGAGTTCTTTAACAGATTTGATTTTACAAAAATTACTTCGCGTTAAGCAAATTGAAGATAATAAGGGTCTGACTTTAGTTTCTGAAGGAATCGATGCTAATTATCAGGATATGATTAATTATTCTGTTTTTGCTTTAATTTTAAACCCAATCAATCAATAA
- the folP gene encoding dihydropteroate synthase: MTINCKGELIDLSIPKVMGILNVTPNSFFDGGKYKNEDEIISQVDKMLSEGAAFIDLGAYSSKPSAEFISEQEEINRIVPAIELILKHFPKALLSIDTFRAEVAKASIESGAAIINDIAAGELDDKMFEVIAKYNVPYIMMHMRGNPQTMQSLTQYDDLIKEMLFYFSEKVKKARALGINDLIIDPGFGFAKTTDQNYEVMQKMELFNLLELPVLVGISRKSMIYKTLNNTAQEALNGTTFLNTIALTKGAKILRVHDVKEAVECVTLFEKMNL; the protein is encoded by the coding sequence ATGACAATTAATTGCAAAGGTGAACTTATAGATTTATCGATTCCCAAAGTAATGGGGATTTTGAATGTTACGCCAAATTCTTTCTTTGACGGAGGAAAATATAAAAATGAAGACGAGATTATTTCTCAGGTAGATAAAATGCTTTCTGAAGGAGCAGCTTTTATTGATCTTGGAGCTTATTCTAGTAAGCCAAGTGCCGAATTTATCTCTGAACAAGAAGAAATTAATCGAATTGTTCCCGCCATAGAATTGATTTTAAAGCATTTTCCAAAAGCATTATTATCAATTGACACCTTTAGAGCCGAAGTTGCAAAAGCAAGCATAGAAAGCGGCGCTGCGATTATAAATGATATTGCAGCTGGCGAACTCGATGATAAAATGTTTGAGGTAATTGCAAAATACAATGTGCCTTATATTATGATGCATATGCGCGGCAATCCGCAGACGATGCAGAGTTTAACGCAGTATGATGATCTCATTAAAGAAATGCTTTTTTATTTTTCTGAAAAAGTTAAAAAAGCAAGAGCTTTAGGTATCAACGATTTGATCATAGATCCAGGTTTCGGTTTTGCCAAAACTACCGATCAGAATTATGAAGTGATGCAAAAAATGGAACTTTTTAACTTATTAGAACTGCCTGTTTTAGTTGGAATCTCAAGAAAATCTATGATTTATAAAACACTAAATAATACAGCACAAGAAGCCTTAAACGGAACAACTTTTCTCAATACAATAGCTCTAACAAAAGGAGCAAAGATTCTTCGCGTTCATGATGTGAAAGAAGCGGTGGAGTGTGTTACTTTGTTTGAGAAAATGAATTTATAA
- the rlmH gene encoding 23S rRNA (pseudouridine(1915)-N(3))-methyltransferase RlmH, translating to MNIKLIAIGKTDNKSLQTLIDDYTKRLSFYIKFDLEIIPDIKNVKNLSESQQKEKEGELILSKLSPTDQLILLDENGKNFSSVGFSEELQKKMNSGIKTLVFVIGGPYGFSDTVYSKAQGKISLSLMTFSHQMVRLFFIEQLYRGFTILRNEPYHHQ from the coding sequence ATGAATATCAAACTTATCGCCATAGGCAAAACAGACAATAAATCACTGCAGACTTTGATTGACGATTATACCAAACGTTTGTCATTTTACATCAAATTTGATTTAGAGATTATTCCCGATATCAAAAACGTGAAGAATTTATCCGAAAGTCAGCAAAAAGAAAAAGAAGGCGAATTGATTCTGTCCAAACTTTCGCCAACCGATCAATTGATTTTATTGGATGAAAACGGAAAAAACTTCTCTAGTGTTGGTTTTTCTGAAGAGTTACAAAAGAAAATGAATTCGGGAATTAAAACTTTGGTTTTTGTAATTGGCGGCCCTTATGGATTTTCAGATACTGTTTACAGCAAAGCACAGGGAAAAATTTCGCTTTCTCTAATGACATTTTCGCATCAAATGGTTCGTTTATTTTTTATTGAACAGTTGTATAGAGGATTTACTATTTTACGCAATGAACCTTACCATCATCAGTAG
- a CDS encoding antibiotic biosynthesis monooxygenase family protein, which yields MILEAAFLFVKPELAHQFEADFAKASQYISSIEGYLGHRLEKCLEVENKYLLLVDWNTLEDHTVGFRTSEAYLEWKNILHHYYEPFPIVEHFENVFENKK from the coding sequence ATGATTTTAGAAGCAGCATTTCTTTTCGTTAAACCAGAATTGGCACATCAATTTGAAGCTGATTTTGCAAAAGCTAGTCAGTATATTTCATCAATCGAAGGTTATTTAGGGCATCGTTTAGAGAAATGTCTCGAAGTAGAAAACAAATACCTTTTATTGGTTGATTGGAATACATTGGAGGATCACACAGTGGGTTTTAGAACTTCTGAAGCGTATTTAGAATGGAAAAATATTTTACACCATTATTACGAACCATTTCCGATTGTAGAACATTTTGAAAACGTTTTTGAAAATAAAAAATAG
- a CDS encoding amidohydrolase family protein, with translation MTRIITLFCIFIAQIGFSQSAESYLEKIRNNEALLTAFFQQMPKGGDLHHHFSGSIYAEPLLERAIAEDFYLNLETLAVSKTKPEKGNWERFSSLKDKLPFYEQQIMQTWSVKDYNGSVPSDDQFFDSFMKFEPTIKGHFAEGMLELKKRAIAENVSYIETQLSTIPCDMNVSDLTDFNARLRQASAQKDEKAVLKLLDELYKSIQKKDAKKYAEDFNNNFLAKLHKDLKIDDERFTMRYQNFVLRFMEPVDLFKNLIIAFISSNESKLTAGVNIVSPEHGENSMKDYWLHMVMFKYCNSKFPDVKYTLHAGELTLGLVQPEDLTWHINDAIYIAGAKRIGHGVDIAYEANSYDLLKYMSKNNIPIEINLVSNEFILKVKENRHPFTLYKEFNVPIVISTDDAGILRSNMTEQYVLLAKRYPDVSYATIKQYVYNSINFSFIQDEAVKKQLVKDLDNRFKTFEAKFSKN, from the coding sequence ATGACAAGGATAATTACGCTTTTCTGTATTTTTATAGCACAAATCGGCTTTTCTCAATCGGCTGAAAGTTATTTAGAAAAAATCAGAAATAATGAAGCGCTCTTAACAGCTTTTTTTCAACAAATGCCAAAAGGAGGCGATTTACACCACCATTTTTCAGGATCAATTTATGCAGAACCGCTTTTAGAAAGAGCCATTGCAGAAGACTTTTATTTGAATTTGGAAACTTTGGCGGTTTCGAAAACCAAACCGGAAAAAGGAAATTGGGAACGCTTTTCATCTCTTAAAGACAAACTGCCATTTTACGAACAACAAATTATGCAGACATGGTCGGTTAAAGATTATAATGGTTCTGTACCTTCTGATGATCAGTTTTTTGATTCTTTTATGAAATTCGAACCTACTATTAAAGGTCATTTTGCCGAAGGAATGCTCGAATTAAAAAAACGAGCTATTGCTGAAAATGTTTCTTACATCGAAACGCAATTATCAACAATTCCATGCGATATGAATGTTTCAGATTTGACAGATTTCAATGCGAGACTTCGTCAGGCTTCTGCTCAAAAAGATGAAAAAGCAGTTTTAAAACTTTTAGACGAATTGTATAAATCAATTCAGAAAAAAGACGCTAAAAAATATGCTGAAGATTTCAATAATAATTTCCTTGCAAAACTTCATAAAGATCTAAAAATTGATGATGAGCGCTTTACAATGCGTTATCAAAACTTTGTACTGCGTTTTATGGAACCAGTTGATTTATTTAAAAATCTGATTATCGCTTTTATTTCATCAAACGAAAGTAAACTAACTGCAGGCGTAAATATCGTTTCTCCGGAACATGGTGAAAATTCCATGAAAGATTATTGGCTGCATATGGTGATGTTTAAATACTGCAATTCTAAATTTCCAGACGTAAAATATACGCTTCATGCAGGCGAACTGACTTTAGGTTTGGTTCAGCCAGAAGATTTAACATGGCATATTAATGACGCCATTTATATTGCTGGCGCTAAAAGAATTGGTCATGGAGTTGATATCGCTTACGAAGCAAATTCGTATGATTTATTGAAATACATGTCTAAAAACAATATTCCGATCGAGATCAATTTAGTGAGTAATGAGTTCATTTTGAAAGTAAAAGAAAACAGACATCCGTTTACACTTTACAAAGAGTTCAATGTGCCAATTGTAATCAGTACAGACGATGCCGGAATTCTAAGAAGCAATATGACAGAGCAATATGTTTTATTAGCTAAAAGATATCCAGATGTTTCGTACGCTACAATAAAACAATATGTTTACAACAGCATCAATTTCAGTTTTATTCAGGATGAAGCCGTAAAAAAGCAATTGGTAAAAGATCTTGATAATAGATTTAAAACTTTTGAAGCGAAGTTCTCCAAAAACTAG
- a CDS encoding GNAT family N-acetyltransferase produces MEIQQINDTKKGYFEAIEDGKEAGKMSYTWAGDSKFIIDHTEVSDEFGGKGVGKKLLMAIVDYARNNNLKIIPLCPFAKSVFDKNEDIRDVLFS; encoded by the coding sequence ATGGAAATTCAACAAATAAACGACACAAAAAAAGGCTACTTTGAAGCAATAGAAGACGGGAAAGAAGCTGGAAAAATGAGCTATACCTGGGCTGGAGATTCAAAATTTATAATCGACCACACAGAAGTCAGCGATGAATTCGGCGGAAAAGGCGTTGGAAAAAAACTGCTTATGGCTATCGTTGATTATGCCAGAAATAACAACCTAAAAATTATTCCGCTTTGTCCTTTTGCAAAAAGTGTTTTTGATAAGAATGAAGATATTAGGGATGTATTGTTTTCTTAA